One segment of Nostoc piscinale CENA21 DNA contains the following:
- a CDS encoding trifunctional serine/threonine-protein kinase/ATP-binding protein/sensor histidine kinase has translation MTTEFQTPVIPGYQISSQLYAGSRTRVYRAIRQFDQLPVVIKLLTSEYPSFHELLQFRNQYTISKNLQIPGIICPLSLETYGHGYILVMPDTGAIALREYIKTTTLSLAEFLAIAIQLSNILHDLHQHRVIHKDIKPANILIHPYSKQVQLIDFSIASLLPRETQEIKSPNVLEGTLAYISPEQTGRMNRGIDYRSDFYSLGVTFYELLTGTLPFICDDPMELVHCHIARTLILGNKVDIPQVIADIVMKLMAKNAEDRYQSALGLKHDLETCTQQLQHTGTITNFAIGQRDICDRFLIPEKLYGRGAEVISLLQAFERVANGTSEMMLVAGFSGIGKTAVVNEVHKPITRQQGYFIKGKFDQFNRNIPLLAFVQALRDLIGQLLSESDTKLNQWRSKILAALGDNGQVLIEVMPELERVIGKQPPAPELSGTAAQNRFNLLFQKFIAVFTTAEHPLVMFIDDLQWADSASLQLIKLLMADKNYLLLLGAYRDNEVSPTHPLILTVAELQQVGRTVNTITLAPLTVSDTNQLIADTLHCTTERSLPLTELIIRKTKGNPFFITQFLKALHEDGEIKFNREQGYWECDIAQINALSLTDDVVEFMAQQLQKLPDETQHILKLAACIGNQFDLATLAIVSEQLQMEAATALWKALQEGLILPQSEVYKFYLSHEQANQNNHKIENLTYKFLHDRVQQAAYSLIPDLQKQATHRKIGELILNNTLESELDSRIFDIVNQLNIGIELITEASPRQKLAELNLRAGHKAKVATAYSAAVSYLNTGLTLLTENCWQNQYELTLQIYESLAESEYLNTNFAQSKYFIDQTLLLARQPLDKIKVYEIQILAYTAQNQLLEAINTGREALNLLGVDFPEDCDFETMIAQHQQLKTILGDRPIESLANLPILQAPDQLAAMRILVGLFASVYLAKPQLLPLKIFTMVKICIQSGNSPQAAIAYSLYGLFLCATGEIERGYQFGQLATIILERLQAKELTSKVNLTFALFIKHWRDSLRSTLPVFLSGLTSGLEHGDLEYVGYCANCYCQFLFWTGEHLETAEAEADKYCLLIEDIKQEASLIWANTWRQTVINLRGKAENVMILVGKSFDETVTLPALIQSRNVNGICYVYLAKLLLCYLFGEIETAREYANKFEEYEQGAAGLLITPLKNFYQSLSLLSEYSSPDTLTTTVDLEKVAKNQQSMQIWAAHAPANYLHKFQLIEAETYRVLGKYYQAGDLYDRAIALAQANGYLQEQALAYELAAKFYLAWGKEKIAATYMQEAYYCYAHWGAEAKTKDLESRYSNLLRPIFQQATAILNPLETLAAVTSSHVSIHNATTASSNTSLNLALDFAAIIKASQSLSSTIQLDDLLSQLTQIILQNSGADHCALMLPNREGIWQVRAIATTDTTELCAEPLENNPDVPVKLIQYVKNTQEVVVIDNLKTDLPVIGNYLTQRQPKSVLCLPILNQGNLIGILYLKNQSSSGVFTSDRILILNFLCTQAAISLENARLYHQAQEYAQQLEQSQLQIVQNEKMASLGNLVAGVAHEVNNPIGFLYGSIRNAQEYTQDLIGHLELYQQYYSEPADPIHKNAQNIDLEFLIEDLPKLLHSMTEATERIKSISNSLRTFSRADTVNKVIANIHDGIDSTLMILKYRLKANEQRPAINVQQEYGHIPEIECFPGQLNQVFMNILANAIDMFDEMAQTRTFAELQTHPQEITIRTYVTTNQVYIHIRDNGKGMSADVTSRIFDHLFTTKGVGKGTGLGLAIARQIVEEKHGGKITVSSVLGEGTEFIIQLSV, from the coding sequence ATGACTACTGAGTTTCAGACACCCGTCATTCCTGGATATCAAATTAGCTCTCAATTGTATGCAGGTTCTAGAACCAGAGTATATCGCGCTATCCGTCAATTTGATCAACTGCCAGTAGTCATCAAACTTCTCACTTCCGAATATCCCAGTTTTCACGAGTTATTGCAATTTCGTAACCAATACACGATTAGCAAAAATCTGCAAATTCCGGGTATTATTTGTCCCTTGTCATTAGAGACTTATGGGCATGGTTATATTTTAGTGATGCCGGATACAGGAGCGATCGCTCTGCGGGAATATATCAAAACCACGACTCTTTCTTTAGCAGAATTTTTAGCGATCGCTATTCAACTCAGTAATATTCTCCACGATTTACATCAACACCGTGTTATCCACAAGGATATCAAACCTGCTAATATTCTGATTCATCCCTACAGCAAGCAGGTACAATTAATTGACTTTAGCATTGCTTCCCTGTTACCGCGAGAAACTCAAGAAATCAAAAGTCCCAATGTTTTAGAAGGCACACTTGCTTATATTTCCCCAGAACAAACCGGGAGAATGAACCGGGGTATTGATTACCGCAGTGATTTTTATTCTTTGGGTGTGACTTTTTATGAACTGTTGACGGGGACTTTACCGTTTATCTGCGATGACCCAATGGAGTTAGTACATTGTCACATTGCTAGAACATTAATTTTGGGTAACAAAGTAGATATTCCCCAGGTAATTGCAGATATTGTGATGAAATTAATGGCGAAAAACGCCGAAGATAGATATCAAAGTGCTTTGGGATTAAAGCATGATTTAGAAACTTGCACTCAGCAATTACAACATACTGGTACAATTACTAATTTTGCCATTGGACAACGGGATATTTGCGATCGCTTTCTTATTCCCGAAAAACTCTACGGACGCGGAGCCGAAGTGATCAGCCTCTTGCAAGCCTTTGAACGGGTTGCTAACGGTACATCTGAAATGATGCTGGTTGCGGGATTTTCGGGAATTGGGAAAACCGCCGTCGTCAACGAAGTGCATAAACCCATCACCCGCCAGCAAGGCTATTTCATCAAAGGTAAATTTGACCAGTTCAATCGAAATATTCCCTTATTAGCGTTTGTCCAAGCTTTGCGCGATTTGATTGGGCAGTTATTATCCGAATCAGATACCAAATTAAATCAATGGCGTAGCAAAATTCTCGCGGCCTTGGGCGACAATGGACAAGTTTTAATTGAAGTTATGCCAGAACTCGAAAGAGTCATTGGTAAACAACCACCTGCACCAGAATTATCGGGAACAGCCGCCCAAAACAGATTTAACTTATTATTTCAGAAATTTATTGCCGTCTTTACCACCGCCGAACATCCATTAGTGATGTTCATTGATGATTTGCAATGGGCAGATTCCGCATCTTTGCAATTAATTAAACTGTTGATGGCAGATAAAAATTATCTGTTATTGTTGGGGGCTTATCGAGATAATGAAGTTTCACCTACCCACCCGTTAATATTAACAGTTGCGGAACTCCAGCAAGTTGGCAGAACCGTAAATACAATTACTCTTGCACCTCTAACTGTGAGTGACACCAATCAGTTAATTGCCGATACACTGCATTGTACAACTGAGCGATCGCTCCCCCTGACAGAATTAATTATCCGTAAAACCAAAGGCAATCCCTTTTTCATCACCCAATTTCTCAAAGCCTTACACGAAGATGGAGAAATTAAATTTAACCGTGAACAAGGCTATTGGGAATGTGATATTGCTCAAATTAATGCCTTATCTCTCACCGATGATGTGGTTGAGTTTATGGCGCAGCAATTACAAAAATTGCCTGATGAAACTCAACATATTCTCAAGTTAGCTGCTTGTATTGGCAATCAATTTGATTTAGCTACCTTAGCAATTGTTTCGGAACAATTACAAATGGAAGCGGCGACAGCTTTGTGGAAAGCTTTACAAGAAGGGTTAATTCTGCCCCAAAGTGAAGTTTATAAATTTTATCTCAGCCACGAACAAGCAAATCAAAACAACCACAAAATTGAGAATTTAACTTATAAATTTTTACATGATCGCGTCCAACAAGCTGCTTACTCTTTAATTCCTGACCTGCAAAAACAAGCAACTCACCGCAAAATTGGGGAATTAATTTTAAATAATACCCTAGAATCAGAGTTAGACTCCAGGATTTTTGATATTGTCAATCAATTAAATATTGGCATTGAATTAATTACAGAAGCATCCCCAAGACAAAAATTAGCCGAGTTAAACTTGCGGGCGGGACATAAAGCCAAAGTGGCTACCGCATACTCGGCGGCTGTGAGTTATTTAAACACAGGTTTAACGCTCCTCACAGAAAATTGCTGGCAAAATCAATATGAATTGACTCTGCAAATCTATGAATCTTTAGCAGAATCAGAGTATTTAAATACTAATTTTGCTCAATCTAAATATTTCATTGATCAAACTTTGTTATTGGCGCGTCAACCACTCGATAAAATCAAAGTTTATGAAATTCAGATTTTAGCTTACACTGCCCAAAATCAACTGCTAGAAGCCATCAATACAGGTAGAGAGGCGTTGAATTTACTGGGTGTTGATTTCCCGGAAGATTGTGATTTTGAGACGATGATTGCCCAACATCAACAACTCAAAACTATTTTAGGCGATCGCCCCATAGAATCTCTCGCAAATTTACCCATTCTTCAAGCACCTGATCAATTGGCTGCGATGCGAATCTTGGTAGGTTTATTTGCATCTGTGTATTTAGCCAAACCGCAGTTGTTACCTTTAAAGATATTCACAATGGTGAAAATCTGTATTCAATCTGGTAACTCTCCCCAAGCGGCCATAGCTTATAGTTTATATGGCTTATTTTTATGTGCGACTGGGGAAATTGAACGCGGTTATCAATTTGGTCAACTAGCAACTATTATTTTAGAGCGATTGCAAGCCAAAGAATTAACTAGTAAAGTAAATCTGACTTTTGCTTTATTTATTAAACATTGGCGAGATTCATTACGTTCCACATTACCTGTATTTTTATCGGGTTTGACCAGTGGTTTAGAACATGGAGATTTAGAATATGTTGGTTATTGTGCTAACTGCTATTGCCAATTTTTATTTTGGACAGGTGAACATCTAGAAACTGCCGAAGCAGAAGCCGATAAATATTGCCTACTCATCGAAGATATCAAACAAGAAGCTTCGTTAATTTGGGCAAATACCTGGCGACAAACAGTGATCAATCTGCGTGGCAAAGCCGAAAATGTCATGATTCTGGTTGGTAAGAGTTTTGATGAAACTGTGACTTTGCCTGCTTTAATTCAAAGTCGCAACGTCAACGGTATTTGCTATGTTTATCTAGCAAAACTCTTACTCTGTTATTTGTTTGGGGAGATTGAAACTGCGAGAGAATACGCCAACAAATTTGAAGAATATGAACAAGGCGCGGCGGGTTTATTAATTACTCCACTGAAGAACTTTTATCAATCTTTGAGTCTATTATCAGAGTATTCTAGCCCAGATACTCTCACAACAACTGTTGATTTAGAGAAAGTTGCCAAGAATCAACAATCTATGCAGATATGGGCTGCTCATGCCCCGGCGAACTATCTGCATAAGTTTCAACTGATAGAAGCTGAAACTTATCGGGTATTAGGAAAATACTATCAAGCCGGTGATTTGTACGATCGCGCGATCGCCCTCGCCCAAGCCAATGGCTACCTCCAAGAACAAGCCCTCGCCTATGAATTAGCAGCGAAGTTTTACCTCGCTTGGGGTAAAGAAAAAATCGCCGCAACTTATATGCAGGAAGCTTACTACTGTTATGCTCATTGGGGTGCAGAAGCTAAAACCAAAGATTTAGAAAGTCGTTACTCTAATTTACTGCGTCCCATTTTTCAGCAAGCCACAGCAATTCTTAACCCCTTAGAAACCCTGGCGGCTGTGACTAGTTCTCATGTCTCAATTCATAATGCCACTACAGCCTCTTCTAACACCAGTCTAAATCTAGCTTTAGATTTTGCCGCTATTATCAAAGCCTCGCAAAGTCTCTCCAGCACAATTCAATTAGATGATTTACTGTCTCAATTAACACAAATTATTCTGCAAAACTCTGGCGCTGATCACTGCGCCTTGATGTTACCCAACCGTGAGGGAATCTGGCAAGTGAGGGCGATTGCCACAACCGACACTACAGAACTTTGTGCTGAACCTTTAGAGAATAATCCTGATGTGCCAGTCAAGCTGATACAGTACGTCAAAAACACCCAAGAAGTTGTGGTGATTGACAATCTCAAAACTGATTTGCCTGTAATTGGTAATTATTTAACTCAGCGCCAACCAAAAAGCGTATTGTGCTTGCCAATTCTCAATCAAGGTAATTTAATTGGGATTTTGTACTTAAAGAATCAGTCTAGCAGTGGCGTGTTTACAAGCGATCGCATCTTGATTCTTAACTTCCTGTGTACTCAAGCCGCCATTTCCCTAGAAAATGCCCGCCTCTATCACCAAGCCCAAGAATATGCCCAACAGTTGGAACAATCCCAACTCCAGATAGTACAAAATGAAAAAATGGCATCTTTAGGTAACCTAGTCGCCGGGGTTGCCCATGAAGTTAATAACCCCATTGGCTTTCTTTACGGCAGTATCCGCAACGCCCAAGAATACACCCAAGATTTAATCGGGCATCTAGAACTGTATCAACAATATTATTCTGAACCTGCTGACCCAATTCACAAGAATGCCCAAAATATTGACTTGGAATTTTTAATCGAAGATTTACCCAAGTTACTGCACTCGATGACAGAAGCAACTGAACGGATTAAATCAATTAGCAACAGTCTGCGTACTTTCTCCCGTGCAGATACAGTCAATAAAGTCATAGCTAACATCCATGATGGTATTGATAGCACTTTAATGATTTTAAAATACCGTCTGAAAGCCAATGAACAGCGCCCCGCCATTAACGTTCAGCAAGAATATGGTCACATCCCAGAAATTGAATGTTTTCCCGGACAGTTAAACCAAGTGTTTATGAATATCTTGGCTAATGCCATTGATATGTTTGATGAAATGGCGCAAACGCGCACATTTGCCGAATTACAAACTCATCCCCAAGAAATTACTATCCGTACTTATGTAACTACCAATCAAGTTTATATCCATATTCGAGATAACGGCAAAGGTATGAGTGCAGATGTAACAAGTCGCATCTTTGACCATTTATTTACTACCAAGGGAGTCGGTAAAGGTACGGGCTTAGGATTAGCGATCGCCCGGCAAATTGTCGAAGAAAAGCACGGCGGTAAAATCACAGTCAGTTCTGTTTTGGGCGAAGGTACAGAGTTTATTATCCAACTGTCAGTGTAA
- a CDS encoding PAS domain S-box protein, translating to MQIIIQQTPVAILEWNTKFKFQHWNPALEKLFGYTQTETLGKHLRIIIPKEYPAYVDDVATAILNQNGSSHAINKILLKMVDRLLVNGLMSQC from the coding sequence TTGCAAATCATCATTCAACAAACACCAGTCGCTATCTTAGAGTGGAATACCAAGTTTAAATTTCAACATTGGAACCCAGCCCTCGAAAAATTATTTGGCTATACACAAACAGAAACTTTAGGCAAGCATTTGCGTATAATTATTCCTAAAGAATATCCCGCTTATGTAGATGATGTTGCTACTGCAATTTTGAATCAAAATGGCAGTTCTCATGCGATTAACAAAATATTACTAAAGATGGTCGACAGATTACTTGTGAATGGTTTAATGTCCCAATGTTAG
- a CDS encoding succinylglutamate desuccinylase/aspartoacylase family protein, whose amino-acid sequence MIPQIENIFLRQMASGDRLSLQVYKFVGAHPGKKVYIQSNLHGAEISGNAVIHQLIEFFLTLNDTDLVGEIWLVPVCNPMGTNERAQHFSPGRHCVYEARDWNRIFWDYEKVAEDLTEFAQSQLQLEQDTIRQNYLLRIKQEFAKILERIHSASSLPYTDQFSYQLQSLSLDADYVIDLHSSTNQGLDYIYYFRDRQNSAEYFLLDYGILLDKYDGDAFDEAFIKPWLALEAIFASLGRKIQFDIEACTLELGAGMQINPHSVTKGMEGVKNYLVQKGILKSANLNHAARANHVMAVFHSSNRTKYYAIAGGMIQSRVALGSVVKVGDRLYQIISFNKAGGLPKLIDIYAEHDGLIYDVATNQAVNQGEFVLGIIY is encoded by the coding sequence ATGATTCCGCAGATTGAAAATATATTTTTACGGCAAATGGCCTCTGGCGATCGCCTATCTTTACAAGTTTATAAATTTGTTGGCGCTCATCCAGGCAAAAAGGTCTACATTCAATCTAACTTACACGGTGCAGAAATTTCTGGTAACGCCGTTATTCACCAACTCATAGAATTTTTCCTGACTCTCAATGATACCGATTTAGTCGGAGAAATTTGGCTAGTTCCAGTGTGTAATCCAATGGGAACCAATGAACGCGCACAACATTTTTCGCCGGGAAGACACTGTGTTTACGAAGCTAGAGACTGGAACCGGATTTTTTGGGATTATGAAAAAGTAGCTGAAGATTTAACAGAATTTGCTCAATCACAATTGCAACTTGAGCAAGACACTATTCGCCAAAATTATTTGCTAAGAATTAAACAGGAATTTGCCAAAATACTAGAGCGTATTCATTCAGCCAGTAGTTTGCCTTATACTGATCAATTTAGTTATCAACTGCAAAGCCTGAGTTTAGATGCAGATTACGTGATTGACTTACACAGTTCCACAAATCAAGGTTTAGACTATATATATTATTTCCGCGATCGCCAAAATAGTGCCGAATATTTTCTCCTCGATTATGGCATTTTACTAGATAAATATGATGGCGATGCTTTTGATGAAGCATTTATCAAACCTTGGTTAGCATTAGAAGCAATTTTTGCGAGTTTAGGCAGAAAAATTCAATTTGACATTGAAGCTTGTACATTAGAATTAGGTGCAGGAATGCAGATAAATCCTCATTCAGTTACTAAAGGTATGGAAGGGGTAAAAAATTATTTAGTCCAGAAAGGTATTCTCAAATCTGCTAACTTAAACCACGCAGCTAGAGCAAATCATGTTATGGCTGTTTTCCACAGCAGTAACAGAACTAAATATTATGCGATCGCTGGTGGGATGATTCAATCGAGAGTCGCATTAGGTAGTGTCGTTAAAGTCGGAGATAGGCTTTATCAAATTATTAGTTTTAACAAAGCAGGTGGATTGCCAAAATTAATTGATATCTATGCTGAACACGATGGATTAATTTATGATGTGGCGACCAATCAAGCTGTAAATCAAGGAGAATTTGTCTTAGGAATTATTTATTAA
- a CDS encoding glycosyltransferase family 2 protein, whose product MPKVSVIIPTYQRSHLVGQAIESVLAQTYCNYEIIVVNDGSTDNTEEILAQYADQVIAIHQDNRGTAAARNAGIRVSQGQYLAFLDDDDLWEPQKLEKQIPLLETDSSIGLVYTDMVIFNEAGILPGTYLNGFVPPQTVTPLTLLHGNFFPMPTIIIRRVCWEQLGGFDESLRSSEDYDLWLRIVEEWAVGYVNEPLARYCRHSENSKQLSQNTETMLLTTLCVKEAAFQRNPYLQRLQPKYRDSCLRPEYLELANFYTQNGDLAKAKAVLDRYQPDKSVKELNT is encoded by the coding sequence ATGCCAAAAGTTAGCGTCATTATTCCCACCTATCAGCGATCGCATCTGGTTGGTCAAGCAATTGAAAGCGTTTTAGCTCAGACCTACTGCAATTACGAAATCATCGTAGTCAATGATGGCTCTACTGACAACACTGAAGAAATTCTGGCTCAGTATGCGGATCAAGTTATTGCCATTCATCAAGACAATCGGGGAACAGCAGCAGCGAGAAATGCCGGGATACGAGTTTCTCAAGGGCAGTACCTTGCTTTTTTAGATGATGATGATCTTTGGGAACCGCAAAAACTGGAAAAGCAAATTCCTCTATTGGAAACTGATTCCAGTATAGGTCTAGTCTACACCGATATGGTGATCTTTAATGAAGCAGGAATACTGCCAGGAACCTATCTCAATGGTTTTGTTCCGCCTCAAACTGTTACTCCTTTGACTCTACTGCATGGCAACTTTTTTCCCATGCCCACGATTATCATCCGTCGGGTATGTTGGGAGCAGCTCGGTGGTTTTGATGAAAGTTTGCGTTCCTCAGAAGATTATGACCTTTGGCTAAGGATTGTCGAGGAATGGGCAGTAGGCTATGTAAATGAACCACTGGCACGCTATTGTCGTCATTCTGAAAACAGCAAACAGTTAAGTCAAAATACAGAAACGATGCTACTAACAACTCTCTGCGTTAAAGAGGCAGCATTTCAGCGCAATCCATATCTGCAACGCTTGCAACCGAAGTACCGTGATTCTTGTCTGCGTCCAGAATACTTAGAACTAGCAAACTTCTACACCCAAAATGGTGATTTGGCAAAGGCAAAGGCGGTGTTAGACCGCTATCAGCCAGATAAATCGGTAAAAGAACTCAATACCTGA
- a CDS encoding zinc-dependent alcohol dehydrogenase family protein, whose amino-acid sequence MKAYEIQSNAGIDALKLVDRPQPEPAARQVLIKVRATSLNYRDLLVTEGNYGSKLTYPLIPMSDGAGEVVAVGEGVTRVKTGDRVAGIFFQTWIDDSPTRQKMKSDLGGSIDGMLAEYVVLDQDGLVILPDHLSYTQAATLPCAAVTAWHALVTKGNICANHTILLLGTGGVSIFALQFAKLHNAKVIITSSSDEKLARAKQLGADEIINYKTTPNWERQVYELTNRVGVDHVIEVGGAGTLPQSLQATRIGGRVSLIGVLTRGGDIDPMPILAKSLTLQGIYVGSREMFEIMNQAISHHQILPIIDSVFPFTAAPEAYRYLKTAAHFGKVIIEI is encoded by the coding sequence ATGAAAGCTTACGAAATCCAAAGTAATGCCGGCATTGATGCTTTAAAATTAGTCGATCGCCCGCAACCCGAACCCGCAGCCAGACAAGTTCTCATTAAGGTAAGAGCCACATCTTTAAATTATCGTGACTTGCTAGTAACTGAGGGCAACTACGGTTCTAAATTGACATATCCACTGATTCCGATGTCTGATGGTGCGGGGGAAGTTGTCGCCGTGGGTGAAGGTGTCACAAGAGTAAAAACAGGCGATCGCGTCGCCGGGATTTTTTTCCAAACTTGGATTGACGACTCCCCAACCAGACAGAAAATGAAGTCTGATTTAGGTGGTAGCATTGACGGAATGCTGGCTGAATACGTTGTGCTAGACCAAGATGGGCTAGTAATTTTACCTGATCACCTCTCCTACACCCAAGCAGCCACTTTACCCTGCGCTGCTGTCACCGCTTGGCACGCTTTGGTTACAAAAGGTAACATCTGCGCCAATCACACTATATTATTACTGGGTACTGGCGGAGTTTCGATATTTGCCCTTCAGTTTGCCAAACTCCACAATGCAAAAGTCATCATTACTTCCAGCAGCGATGAGAAATTAGCACGCGCCAAACAACTAGGTGCTGATGAAATTATCAACTACAAAACCACACCAAATTGGGAAAGGCAAGTTTACGAGTTAACAAATCGCGTTGGTGTAGATCACGTCATCGAAGTGGGAGGTGCGGGGACTTTACCACAATCACTCCAAGCCACCAGAATTGGCGGGCGTGTGAGCTTAATCGGTGTGCTGACAAGAGGTGGTGACATTGATCCTATGCCCATATTAGCTAAAAGTCTTACCCTACAGGGCATTTATGTAGGCAGTCGAGAAATGTTTGAAATCATGAATCAAGCAATATCTCACCATCAAATCTTACCCATAATTGATTCTGTTTTTCCATTCACCGCCGCCCCAGAAGCTTATCGCTATCTCAAAACTGCCGCCCACTTTGGTAAAGTCATCATTGAAATTTAA
- the arsM gene encoding arsenosugar biosynthesis arsenite methyltransferase ArsM, producing the protein MTYLETAAEFYREVAETPAVGLCCVQSSPLQFPGLKIPLPMQEMNYGCGTTVHPTELINQPTVLYVGVGGGLEALQFAYFSRRAGAVIAVEPVAAMREAATRNLEIAATENSWFNPNFVEIRPGDAFNLPVADASVDIVAQNCLFNIFEPEDLTRALKEAYRVLKPGGRLQMSDPIATRPIPTHLQKDEQLRAMCLSGALTYEEYTQRIIDAGFGQIEIRARRPYRLLDAQTYNLEANLLLESLDSVAFKVAIPEDGACIFTGKTAIYSGAAALFDDGAGHLLQRGIPAAVCDKTAAKLATLEPQQIIITDSTWHYNGGGCC; encoded by the coding sequence ATGACTTATTTAGAAACAGCAGCAGAATTTTACCGCGAAGTTGCAGAAACACCCGCAGTCGGACTTTGTTGTGTCCAAAGTTCACCCTTGCAATTCCCTGGCTTAAAAATTCCTTTGCCGATGCAAGAAATGAACTATGGTTGTGGTACAACGGTTCACCCGACAGAACTCATCAACCAACCAACTGTGCTTTATGTTGGTGTTGGTGGGGGGTTAGAAGCGTTGCAATTTGCTTATTTTTCTCGTCGTGCTGGTGCGGTAATTGCTGTTGAACCTGTGGCTGCTATGCGAGAGGCTGCTACACGCAATCTCGAAATTGCAGCCACAGAAAACTCTTGGTTTAATCCTAATTTCGTCGAAATTCGCCCAGGCGATGCTTTTAATTTGCCTGTAGCTGATGCTTCGGTGGATATTGTCGCGCAGAATTGCCTGTTCAACATTTTTGAACCAGAAGATTTAACCAGAGCTTTAAAAGAAGCATATCGCGTGCTGAAACCTGGTGGACGTTTGCAAATGAGTGATCCCATTGCAACCCGCCCAATTCCTACCCATCTTCAAAAAGATGAGCAACTACGCGCTATGTGTTTGTCAGGCGCACTTACCTACGAAGAGTATACTCAGCGCATAATTGATGCTGGCTTCGGACAAATTGAAATTCGCGCCCGTCGCCCTTATCGCTTACTGGATGCTCAAACTTATAATTTAGAAGCAAACCTATTACTAGAAAGCCTTGATTCGGTTGCTTTTAAAGTTGCAATTCCAGAAGATGGCGCTTGTATTTTTACTGGCAAAACAGCCATTTACAGTGGTGCAGCAGCTTTGTTTGATGATGGTGCAGGACATCTACTCCAGCGTGGGATTCCCGCCGCAGTCTGCGACAAAACGGCTGCTAAGTTGGCGACTTTAGAGCCGCAGCAAATCATAATTACTGATTCAACCTGGCACTATAACGGTGGTGGTTGCTGTTAA
- a CDS encoding inorganic phosphate transporter, with the protein MLIISLFLATLFLAYSHGANDNFKGVATLFGSGTTSYQTAILWATIMTFAGAVAAIFMAGTLVQNFSGQGIFPDEIANVPEIHLAVAIATGVTVLMAALTGFPISTTHSLTGGLLGAGLVAIGLKVNFSVLLKYFVLPLVLSPLIAILLAAGIYKLFAYTNSQLNLLANQKLLDTLHFISAAVVSFARGFSQTPKLVSIILIIEYFSIQGGMLTIAMAMGLGGLLNSQRIADTMSTRLATIDSTQGLSANLVTGFLAIAATCFGLPISTTHVAVSSIVGAGLTAKQVNLRVFWQIIIAWIFTVPATAIISGIAYRLLQG; encoded by the coding sequence ATGTTAATTATTAGTTTGTTTTTGGCTACGTTATTTCTGGCATATTCTCATGGAGCAAATGATAATTTTAAGGGTGTAGCAACGCTATTTGGTAGTGGAACAACTAGCTACCAAACGGCGATTTTATGGGCAACTATTATGACCTTTGCGGGTGCAGTTGCTGCGATATTTATGGCTGGTACATTAGTCCAAAATTTTTCGGGACAAGGCATTTTTCCCGATGAAATTGCTAATGTGCCAGAAATTCATTTAGCCGTGGCGATCGCAACTGGTGTCACAGTGTTAATGGCGGCTTTGACAGGATTTCCGATTTCAACAACTCACAGTTTAACAGGTGGGTTATTAGGGGCGGGATTAGTTGCGATCGGTCTCAAAGTTAATTTTAGTGTATTACTCAAATATTTTGTCTTGCCTTTAGTATTGAGTCCCCTGATAGCAATTTTATTAGCAGCAGGTATTTATAAATTATTTGCATATACTAATTCTCAGCTTAACTTGTTAGCTAATCAAAAACTCTTAGATACCCTGCATTTTATCAGTGCAGCAGTTGTTAGTTTTGCCAGAGGTTTCAGTCAAACTCCCAAGTTAGTTTCTATTATTCTGATTATTGAATACTTTTCCATTCAAGGTGGAATGTTAACCATTGCAATGGCGATGGGATTAGGTGGGTTACTCAACTCTCAGAGAATTGCTGACACCATGAGTACAAGACTTGCTACTATAGATTCTACTCAAGGTTTGTCTGCAAATTTAGTGACCGGATTTTTAGCGATCGCAGCAACTTGTTTTGGTTTACCCATTTCTACAACTCATGTTGCAGTTAGTTCTATTGTTGGCGCTGGCTTAACCGCAAAACAAGTAAATTTACGTGTTTTCTGGCAGATAATTATTGCTTGGATTTTCACTGTACCCGCCACAGCAATTATTAGTGGTATAGCTTATAGATTATTACAAGGCTAA